Proteins encoded together in one Miscanthus floridulus cultivar M001 chromosome 16, ASM1932011v1, whole genome shotgun sequence window:
- the LOC136513392 gene encoding patatin-like protein 1, producing the protein MESNGTANCATVPQPPPSTGKLITILSIDGGGIRGLIPATIIAYLEGKLQELDGPDARIADYFDVIAGTSTGALLTSMLAAPDENNRPLFTAKDLNTFYLENGPNIFPQKKAGFLTPVANLLGSVRGPKYDGVFLHDKIKSLTHDIKVADTVTNIIVPAFDVKYLQPIIFSTYEAKNDALKNAHLSDICISTSAAPTYFPAHFFKTEAADGRSREYHLIDGGVAANNPTMVAMSMLTKEVLRRNPDFNAGRPTEYTNYLIISVGTGSAKQAEKYTAPQCAKWGLIQWLYNGGFTPIIDIFSHASSDMVDIHAAVLFQALHCEKNYLRIQDDTLTGNTSSVDIATKDNMESLIGIGQDLLKKPVARVNIDTGVYEPCGGEGTNAEALAHFAKKLSDERKLRKSNLNSN; encoded by the exons ATGGAGAGCAACGGCACGGCCAACTGCGCTACCGTGCCGCAGCCGCCACCGTCGACAGGGAAGCTCATCACGATTCTGAGCATCGATGGCGGCGGCATCCGCGGCCTCATCCCAGCGACCATCATCGCATACCTCGAGGGGAAGCTCCAGGAGCTGGACGGCCCAGATGCTCGGATCGCCGACTACTTCGACGTGATCGCCGGGACGAGCACCGGCGCGCTGCTGACGTCGATGCTGGCGGCACCGGACGAGAACAACCGGCCGCTGTTCACCGCCAAGGACCTCAATACGTTCTACCTCGAGAACGGGCCCAACATCTTCCCACAGAAAAA GGCCGGGTTCCTGACGCCGGTGGCGAATCTGCTCGGTTCAGTAAGGGGTCCCAAGTACGACGGCGTGTTCCTGCACGACAAGATCAAGAGCCTCACGCACGACATCAAGGTGGCGGACACGGTCACCAACATCATCGTGCCGGCGTTCGACGTCAAGTACCTGCAGCCCATCATCTTCTCCACGTACGAGGCCAAGAACGACGCCCTCAAGAACGCGCACCTCTCCGACATCTGTATCAGTACGTCGGCGGCGCCCACCTACTTCCCCGCGCACTTCTTCAAGACCGAGGCCGCCGATGGCAGGTCCCGGGAGTACCACCTCATTGACGGCGGCGTCGCGGCCAACAACCCCACCATGGTCGCCATGTCCATGCTCACCAAGGAGGTGCTCCGCCGGAACCCGGACTTCAACGCCGGCAGGCCCAccgagtacaccaactacctcaTCATCTCCGTCGGGACTGGGTCGGCCAAGCAGGCGGAGAAGTACACAGCGCCGCAGTGCGCGAAATGGGGCCTCATTCAGTGGCTCTACAATGGTGGATTCACTCCGATCATCGACATCTTCTCCCATGCCAGTTCTGACATGGTTGACATCCATGCGGCCGTGCTCTTTCAGGCCCTCCACTGTGAGAAGAACTACCTTCGCATTCAG GATGACACTTTGACTGGGAACACATCGTCAGTGGACATTGCGACCAAGGACAACATGGAGTCTCTGATCGGGATCGGCCAGGACCTGCTCAAGAAGCCAGTGGCCAGAGTCAACATCGACACTGGGGTGTACGAGCCCTGTGGCGGCGAGGGCACAAACGCAGAGGCGCTAGCGCACTTCGCCAAGAAACTTTCTGACGAGCGCAAGTTACGCAAGAGCAATCTCAACTCCAACTAG